The Solea senegalensis isolate Sse05_10M linkage group LG9, IFAPA_SoseM_1, whole genome shotgun sequence genome has a segment encoding these proteins:
- the mfsd4aa gene encoding major facilitator superfamily domain-containing protein 4A, which produces CCVFSRLLSSLSALLSCTFIISLVFAIIPLCHHVVLLSIAMAIAGKAMGLIDTIANLQLVKLYQKDSAVFLQALHFFIGLGALVSPLVAEPFLSEDSCVVLSNRTTNSSSSPDLEHLRSSLAGQGVALHNMSQYHLYTEGVIITSVAYAFWIMALINLPVPAAVLALMYHERLLPCCRKSPCLLEKDSLSSTSPAVDHVEGHTSVFGCCHPAKLRGHPATFFILHALGGAILFITDGIIGSYAGFIYTYAVSPPLLMGHKAAGCLDSVFWAAITLGRLAFIYLSCRYTAPRLLTFSLVGVILVQCLLMIFYTSSVFLFFGTCVLGLCISSVFPSMVAYTEDLLDYKGCATTVLVTSASTGEMMLQLIVGSVIHSHGSYAFLLCCTVASFIGFCLLLLLIFVQHVHRNGHTDSRESMNMKENPSTGGS; this is translated from the exons TGTTGTGTCTTCTCCAGACTCCTGTCCTCCCTGTCAGCTCTGCTGTCCTGCACTTTCATCATCTCACTCGTGTTTGCCATCATACCACTGTGTCACCATGTGGTGCTGCTGTCCATCGCCATGGCAATCGCAGGCAAAGCCATGGGGTTAATTGACACCATCGCCAATCTGCAGCTAGTGAAGCTGTACCAGAAGGACTCTGCCGTTTTCCTGCAG GCCCTGCATTTCTTCATAGGTCTGGGAGCGTTGGtcagccccctggtggctgaacCTTTCTTGTCAGAGGACAGCTGCGTTGTATTGTCCAACAGGACGACCAACTCCTCGTCTTCGCCTGACCTTGAGCACCTCCGCAGCAGCCTTGCTGGACAAGGAGTGGCATTGCACAACATGTCACAGTACCATCTGTACACTGAAGGTGTCATCATCACAAGTGTGGCCTATGCTTTCTGGATTATGGCTCTTATCAAT CTCCCTGTGCCAGCAGCAGTGCTTGCACTCATGTACCACGAGAGACTTCTGCCTTGCTGCAGGAAGAGTCCATGTCTGCTAGAAAAGGACTCCCTGTCCAGCACGAGTCCTGCCGTGGATCATGTTGAag GACACACGAGTGTGTTCGGTTGCTGTCACCCTGCCAAACTGCGGGGTCACCCTGCTACGTTCTTCATCCTCCATGCTCTAGGTGGAGCTATCCTCTTCATTACTGATGGGATCATT GGTTCCTATGCTGGTTTCATCTACACCTATGCAGTCTCCCCTCCCCTGCTCATGGGTCACAAGGCTGCTGGCTGTTTGGACAGTGTATTTTGGGCCGCCATCACATTAGGAAGGCTTGCTTTCATCTACCTGTCCTGCAGATACACGGCACCCAGGCTGCTCACCTTCAGTCTG GTGGGAGTCATACTGGTGCAGTGTCTGCTGATGATCTTCTACACaagctctgtgtttctcttcttcGGGACTTGTGTGTTGGGTCTGTGCATTAGCAGTGTGTTTCCCTCCATGGTCGCGTATACAGAGGACTTACTGGACTacaaag GTTGTGCCACAACTGTTCTGGTGACCAGTGCCAGCACGGGAGAAATGATGCTGCAGTTGATTGTGGGATCG GTGATCCACAGTCACGGCAGTTACGCTTTCCTGTTGTGTTGTACAGTTGCCTCTTTCATCGGTTTCTgccttctcctgctgctcataTTTGTCCAGCACGTCCACAGAAACGGCCACACAG ATTCACGGGAAAGCATGAATATGAAAGAGAATCCATCTACGGGGGGCTCGTGA
- the elk4 gene encoding ETS domain-containing protein Elk-4 encodes MDNSVTLWQFLLQLLLDSSNEQLICWTNEEGEFKLLQAEEVARLWGARKNKPNMNYDKLSRALRYYYDKNIIKKVNGQKFVYRFVSYPDILKGEVVARTEGGDVSAGGVPVLTRRDSTLQEGESCDRTKVGGSTGVLGSSSKQSNRNDYIHSGMYTSFTLNSLQNGRQLFKSIKMENPAEKMAEKRGLITTAQSQLQQPTALPSVIKFGNTPPKPAPAPHPQVAIDSTLVSNHLDSLQAPPPRVEEISTHSTLYAFEQTRPSESTFTISDLTSASPSPSLVPDSSQDLMIDSDIESGSSQPADTQAQEKVDGGLGLSGDEISLVDAETSSSSVSSCTTVSTQSSGKARKLPKILHISPPALLVTASDFSPSNLCSPSLPTASLTPAMLQTPTLLLTPSPLLSNIHFWSTLSPVAPLSPATRRQGAHLFQFPSVLTPQFQIPVLSADGTNTPGPISPDPQKT; translated from the exons ATGGACAACTCTGTCACACTCTGGCAGTTCCTCCTCCAGCTACTACTAGATTCCAGTAATGAGCAGCTCATCTGCTGGACCAATGAAGAAGGGGAGTTCAAGCTGCTGCAGGCGGAGGAGGTGGCCCGGCTGTGGGGTGCTCGTAAGAATAAGCCCAACATGAACTATGACAAACTCAGCAGGGCCCTCAGATACTACTATGATAAG AACATTATAAAGAAGGTGAATGGTCAGAAGTTTGTTTATCGCTTTGTGTCCTATCCTGACATCCTGAAAGGCGAGGTTGTTGCACGAACAGAGGGTGGGGATGTCAGTGCTGGGGGTGTTCCTGTCCTAACAAGAAGGGACAGCACCTTACAGGAGGGTGAATCTTGTGACAGAACCAAGGTAGGAGGAAGCACAGGGGTTCTGGGCTCAAGCTCCAAACAGTCAAACCGTAATGACTACATCCACTCTGGTATGTACACCTCCTTCACGCTCAACTCCCTACAAAATGGACGCCAGCTCTTCAAATCCATCAAAATGGAGAACCCAGCAGAGAAGATGGCTGAAAAGAGAGGGCTCATCACCACAGCCCAGAGCCAGCTGCAACAACCGACTGCTTTACCATCCGTCATCAAGTTTGGAAACACCCCTCCAAAGCCAGCACCAGCACCGCATCCTCAGGTTGCCATCGATTCGACCCTGGTGTCCAATCACTTGGATTCTCTGCAAGCTCCTCCCCCAAGGGTTGAAGAAATCAGCACACACTCCACCCTGTACGCATTCGAGCAAACCCGTCCATCAGAGTCAACTTTCACCATATCAGACCTGACTTCGGCCAGTCCATCCCCAAGCTTAGTGCCTGACTCCTCCCAGGACCTGATGATTGACAGTGACATCGAGTCAGGTTCATCACAGCCAGCAGATACTCAGGCACAAGAGAAG GTGGATGGTGGCCTCGGTCTGTCGGGAGATGAGATCAGCTTGGTCGACGCTGAAACCAGTTCATCTTCAGTGAGCAGCTGCACCACAGTCAGCACTCAGAGCTCAGGAAAGGCACGCAAGCTGCCAAAAATCCTGCACATCAGCCCACCAGCTCTGTTGGTTACCGCCTCCGACTTCTCCCCCTCAAACCTCTGCAGCCCCTCACTACCCACTGCCTCTCTCACACCAGCAATGCTACAG ACTCCCACTCTGTTGCTGACTCCCAGTCCCCTGCTATCCAACATCCACTTCTGGAGCACACTCAGTCCAGTCGCTCCTCTCAGCCCAGCCACAAGGCGCCAGGGTGCCCATCTGTTCCAGTTTCCCTCCGTCCTCACCCCGCAGTTCCAGATCCCTGTACTCAGTGCAGATGGTACCAACACACCCGGACCCATTTCACCAGATCCTCAAAAGACGTAG